The following coding sequences are from one Bacteroidia bacterium window:
- a CDS encoding DUF502 domain-containing protein, with the protein MKKLLYYFIQGLFYTAPIGVTLYVLYRLFVFVDSWFAGLFKPAIPGLGIVLTITAVTVLGFIGGTVIARPMMEMLNRFITRLPIIKEIYVPLKDFFAAFVGKEKKFTAPVLVKINNISNLEKLGFLTQKDLSELKVEGTKVAVYFPHSYAFSGEMYIVPSEFVTPLDIQPSEAMKFILTGGAVKNFTNETKKEI; encoded by the coding sequence ATGAAAAAGCTGCTTTATTATTTTATTCAGGGATTATTTTATACTGCACCAATAGGTGTTACGCTTTATGTTTTATACCGTTTATTTGTTTTTGTTGACAGCTGGTTTGCCGGATTGTTTAAACCTGCAATCCCCGGATTGGGAATAGTGTTAACAATTACAGCTGTTACTGTTTTGGGATTTATTGGAGGAACTGTAATTGCAAGACCAATGATGGAAATGCTTAACCGTTTTATAACACGACTTCCGATTATTAAAGAGATATATGTGCCTTTAAAAGATTTTTTTGCAGCATTTGTTGGGAAAGAAAAAAAATTTACAGCTCCTGTTCTTGTTAAGATTAATAATATTAGCAATTTAGAGAAGCTGGGTTTTTTAACTCAAAAAGATTTATCTGAACTTAAAGTTGAAGGCACAAAAGTTGCAGTTTATTTTCCACATTCATATGCTTTTTCCGGTGAAATGTACATAGTTCCTTCAGAATTTGTAACTCCTTTAGATATACAGCCTTCTGAAGCAATGAAGTTTATTTTAACAGGTGGGGCAGTTAAAAATTTTACAAACGAAACAAAAAAAGAAATATGA
- a CDS encoding prohibitin family protein: protein MAFIKILSFLILIYGIVGLILSFALINGKDKYGNATGEKKKIVFPFHKIAIGVGAVIFFIAMVIVRIGAQDAGVLVTPRGVQDEELHTGWHIIMPWNDIYIMDKTLWVYTCAHNAKEGQKRDADAIWAPTKDGIKMGFDVSVSWRIIPDEASWIYANVSENDGGSSGRYYWLEENVIRPKLKSALALTVSHFTPIEVYSTKRQEIQDNIISRMRAEVKQFKLTIEQVDLREVFYNEEYEKSINSKKLAEQEALRLIEVTKQKEEQLKQAEIEKNIAIQQAEGEAKALQIKGTSIAQNPKIIDLEWINKWNGQLPVYMMGSGQGVMLNLPNK from the coding sequence ATGGCATTCATTAAAATTCTATCATTCTTGATTTTAATTTATGGAATCGTTGGTTTGATTCTTTCGTTTGCTTTAATTAACGGTAAAGACAAATACGGAAACGCTACCGGAGAAAAAAAGAAAATCGTTTTTCCTTTTCATAAAATAGCCATCGGAGTTGGAGCAGTAATATTCTTTATTGCGATGGTAATTGTCAGAATCGGAGCTCAGGATGCAGGAGTTCTTGTTACACCAAGAGGAGTTCAGGATGAAGAATTACATACTGGCTGGCACATTATTATGCCTTGGAATGACATCTATATTATGGATAAAACTCTTTGGGTTTACACCTGTGCTCACAATGCAAAAGAAGGGCAAAAAAGAGATGCAGATGCTATATGGGCACCAACTAAAGATGGAATAAAAATGGGTTTTGATGTTTCTGTTTCGTGGAGAATTATTCCTGATGAAGCAAGTTGGATATATGCTAACGTTTCTGAAAATGACGGTGGATCATCAGGCAGATATTATTGGTTAGAAGAAAATGTTATCCGTCCTAAATTAAAATCTGCGTTAGCATTAACGGTTAGTCACTTTACTCCGATTGAAGTTTATTCAACAAAACGACAGGAAATTCAAGATAATATTATTAGCCGAATGAGAGCAGAAGTTAAACAATTTAAGCTTACAATTGAGCAGGTTGACTTAAGGGAAGTATTTTATAACGAAGAATATGAAAAATCTATTAACTCAAAAAAACTTGCAGAACAGGAAGCCTTACGTTTAATTGAAGTAACAAAGCAAAAAGAAGAACAATTAAAACAAGCTGAAATTGAAAAAAACATCGCAATACAGCAGGCAGAAGGTGAAGCAAAAGCACTTCAGATAAAAGGAACTTCAATAGCTCAAAACCCGAAGATTATTGACCTTGAATGGATAAATAAATGGAATGGACAATTACCTGTATATATGATGGGAAGTGGACAAGGTGTAATGTTAAATTTACCGAATAAATAA
- a CDS encoding methylcrotonoyl-CoA carboxylase: MYRLETKINVNSDEFKANKEAYLKLLNEYKGVLKTVKNGGSEKAVKKHKERGKLLARERIDLLIDPNTPFLELSPLAAYGMYDNEFPSAGIVTGIGIIHGKEAVIVANDATVKGGTYMKETIKKHVRAQEIALENHLPCVYMVDSGGVFLPDQANVFPDKYHFGRFFFNQARLSALGIPQLSIVMGSCTAGGAYMPAMSDETIIVKKQGTIFIGGPPLVKAATGMVVTAEELGGADVHTAISGVSDHFAENDVHAIQICRNIFETLKASDKQILDIAPIEEPFYDPEELYGIAPIDLKKPVDSKEIIMRIVDGSKFHEFKARYAPTIVTGFARIMGYPIGIVANNGVLFSESSLKAAHFIELCCARKTPILFLQNITGFIVGKEYERGGIARNGAKMVHAVANANVPKFTLVFGSSNGAGNYAMAGRGYEPRLLNMWPNSKISVMGGEQAAGVLIQVKQDQLAERGQTMPEEEVEKLRQSILEKYEHEGSAYYSTSRLWDDGIIDPVDTRKVLAMGIAMSLNQKFPEQQFGVFRM; the protein is encoded by the coding sequence TTGTACCGATTAGAAACAAAAATTAATGTAAACTCTGATGAATTTAAGGCTAATAAAGAGGCATATCTTAAATTATTAAACGAATATAAAGGAGTTTTAAAAACCGTTAAAAACGGAGGTTCCGAAAAGGCTGTTAAAAAGCACAAAGAGCGTGGAAAATTGCTGGCTCGTGAGCGCATTGATTTATTAATAGATCCAAATACACCTTTTTTGGAATTATCTCCTCTTGCTGCATATGGTATGTATGATAATGAGTTTCCTAGCGCTGGAATTGTAACCGGTATAGGAATAATTCATGGCAAGGAAGCCGTTATTGTGGCAAATGATGCAACAGTAAAAGGCGGTACATACATGAAGGAAACAATAAAAAAGCATGTCCGCGCTCAGGAAATTGCATTGGAAAATCATTTGCCATGTGTTTATATGGTTGATTCTGGTGGAGTTTTCTTACCCGATCAGGCTAACGTTTTTCCAGATAAATATCATTTTGGCAGATTTTTCTTTAATCAGGCACGTCTATCTGCTCTGGGAATTCCTCAGTTGTCAATTGTAATGGGTTCTTGTACAGCTGGTGGAGCATATATGCCTGCTATGAGTGATGAAACAATAATTGTAAAAAAACAGGGAACAATTTTTATTGGTGGTCCTCCTCTTGTGAAAGCTGCAACCGGAATGGTTGTTACAGCCGAAGAACTTGGAGGAGCAGATGTTCATACTGCAATATCAGGCGTTTCCGATCATTTTGCAGAAAATGATGTTCATGCAATTCAGATTTGCAGAAATATTTTTGAAACACTTAAAGCATCAGATAAACAGATTTTAGATATAGCTCCGATTGAAGAACCATTCTATGATCCGGAAGAACTTTATGGCATTGCGCCAATTGATTTGAAAAAACCTGTTGATTCGAAAGAAATTATTATGCGTATTGTTGACGGTAGTAAATTTCACGAATTTAAAGCTCGTTATGCGCCAACTATAGTTACCGGTTTTGCAAGAATAATGGGGTATCCAATAGGGATAGTTGCCAATAATGGAGTTCTGTTTTCTGAATCTTCATTAAAAGCAGCTCATTTTATTGAACTTTGTTGTGCAAGAAAAACTCCGATTTTATTTTTGCAGAATATTACAGGATTTATTGTTGGAAAAGAATATGAAAGAGGTGGTATTGCACGTAATGGTGCAAAAATGGTGCACGCTGTTGCGAATGCCAATGTTCCTAAATTTACATTAGTCTTTGGTAGCTCAAATGGAGCTGGAAACTATGCTATGGCTGGCAGGGGTTATGAACCTCGACTTTTAAATATGTGGCCAAATTCAAAAATTTCAGTAATGGGAGGTGAGCAGGCTGCTGGTGTACTTATTCAGGTAAAGCAAGATCAGCTGGCTGAAAGAGGACAAACAATGCCCGAAGAAGAAGTAGAAAAATTAAGGCAAAGTATTTTAGAAAAATATGAGCATGAGGGCTCGGCATATTATAGTACTTCACGTTTATGGGACGATGGTATTATTGACCCGGTGGATACACGTAAAGTTTTAGCGATGGGTATTGCAATGTCGTTAAATCAAAAATTTCCTGAACAACAGTTTGGTGTTTTCAGAATGTAA
- a CDS encoding enoyl-CoA hydratase/isomerase family protein gives MKTYNSLEITLERNVATVWMNRPNVHNAFNDVMIAEITEFFESVSNKSEISAVVLRGREKSFCAGVDLNWMRDVAKQSYEENFCESKKLSKCFYAIYTCKKPTIAMVHGVALGGANGLLSACDMAYCEDNATFSLSEVKIGIVPACISPYVIKRVGEYGAKDLMLTGKRIKGKEAEQYKLVNKSFETTEKMEAEVNSVIELLRTSGPKAIAHCKKLIYDVCNVLSFDESHDYTAKVIADIRASEEGQEGMAAFLEKRKPNWVS, from the coding sequence ATGAAAACATACAATAGTCTTGAAATAACATTAGAGAGAAATGTTGCAACTGTTTGGATGAATCGTCCAAATGTGCACAATGCTTTTAATGATGTAATGATTGCTGAGATTACTGAGTTTTTTGAATCTGTTAGTAATAAGTCAGAGATTTCAGCTGTTGTTCTTCGTGGTCGCGAAAAATCTTTTTGTGCCGGTGTAGACCTTAACTGGATGCGTGATGTAGCAAAGCAAAGTTATGAAGAAAATTTTTGCGAAAGCAAAAAACTTTCAAAATGCTTTTATGCAATTTATACCTGCAAAAAGCCAACAATTGCAATGGTTCACGGCGTTGCTTTAGGCGGTGCAAACGGACTTTTATCTGCTTGCGATATGGCATATTGTGAAGATAATGCTACATTTTCATTAAGTGAAGTAAAAATAGGTATTGTGCCAGCTTGTATTTCACCTTATGTTATTAAAAGAGTTGGTGAATATGGTGCAAAGGATTTGATGCTTACAGGTAAAAGAATAAAAGGAAAAGAAGCTGAACAATACAAACTTGTAAATAAATCATTCGAGACTACTGAAAAAATGGAAGCTGAAGTTAACTCAGTTATAGAATTGTTAAGAACCAGCGGTCCAAAAGCCATTGCACATTGTAAGAAATTAATTTATGATGTGTGTAATGTGTTGTCATTTGATGAGTCGCATGATTATACAGCAAAAGTTATTGCAGATATTCGTGCATCAGAAGAAGGACAAGAAGGAATGGCGGCATTCCTAGAAAAAAGAAAACCTAACTGGGTTAGTTAG